The sequence CGGACCTGCAGATGCGGCGGCTCGGCCACCGCGGTGGCCGCGCCGGCGTCGCCGTCAGGCTGCGTCGTCATCTCAGCTCCCCCATCGGACGGTCATCGCGTCGGACGTGTGTCGCCAGGTGCTTTCCGGACGGTAGGTCACCTCGGACACAGGTCACGTGGGACGCACCCGTGGGTCGAGCACCGCGTAGAGGACATCGACGATGATGTTGGCCAAGACCACGAAGAAGGCCGCGAAGACGGTTACGCCGAGGATGGTCGGCAGGTCCTGGGTGTTGATCGCCTCGATGGACATCTTTCCCAGGCCACGGAACCCGAAAGTGCTTTCGGTCAGCACCGCGCCCCCGAGCAGCGACCCGACGTCCAGGCCGAAGATGGTCAGGATCGGTGTCAGCGCCGCGCGCAGCGCGTGTTTGCCGATGACGTCCCGTTCCGGGAGGCCCTTGGCACGAGCGGTGCGGATGTAGTCCTCACCGAGGACGTCGAGCATGCTCGCCCGGGTGAGCCGGGCGTACATCGCGGCGTACAGGAACGCGAGGACGATCCAGGCCGGAAGCAGGTTCCAGGCCCAGGTGAACGGATTGTCCAGAAAGTTCGCGTAGTGGACGCCCTTGATGATGCGCCACTTGTAGCTGACCAGGTACAGCATCACCAGGCCGGTGAAGTACACCGGCATCGAGACCCCGGCGAGCGCGACGGTCATCGACGCCCGGTCGGCGAACCTGCCCCGGCGCAGCGCGGAGATGACGCCTACCGTGACGCCGCCGAGCAGGAAGAGAACGGCGGCGCCGATGGTCAGCGAGATGGTCACCGGCAGCGCCTGGGTGATCTGCTGCCACACCGGCTGGCTGTTACGGAACGAGTAGCCCAGGCAGGGCGCCGGGCAGTAGGTGACGTCCGGGCCGGAGTCGTAGTGCCGGCCGACGAAGATGCCCTCGAGGAAATGCCAGTACTGCACGACGAGCGGCTGGTCGAGCCCCAGCTTCTTCGTCACCGCGGCGACGACCGCGGGGGTCGGGCTCCGGCCGGCGAAGAGCACCGCGGGGTTCGAGCCGAACACCTTCGGCACCAGGAAGAACAGCAGGAACGTGATGACGCTGACCAGCCAGAGAATCACGATCCCACCGAGCACCCGGCGGATCACGAATCCAACCATTGTGGGTTGTTCTCCGCTTCTGTGTCAGCGACCCTGCCAGCGGCCGGCGGGCGCGGTCGGCTCGGTACGTGTGTGTGGCCGCCGGGTGGGCACGGAACCCACCCGGCGGCCAACGGTGTTACTGGATGTGCGGACCTACGGGTGACAGGACGTCACGGCATCAACGAACCACGCCGAGAGCGGCGAAGTTGATCATGTTGAAGCCGGGGGTGAAGAAGACGTTCGTCACCTTGTTGCTGTAGATGTTCACGGCCTTGTCGTAGAGCAGCGGAACGTAGGCCGCGGACTCGACGACACCCTTGTCGACCTGGGTCCAGGCGGCCTGGTCGACAGCCGGGTCGTCCGAGCCGAGGGCCTTGTCGATGCCGCCGTTGACGGTCGCGCTGTTCAGCGAGGCGTAGTTGCTGTTGCCCTGGGGCAGGATCTTCCGGCCGTCGACGATCGAGCTGAAGAAGCCGTACGGAGCCGGCCAGTCAGCACCCCAACCGGTCAGCGCCAGGCCGTAGCCCTTGGCCTGCACGTTCTTCGGGATACCGAGCACGGAGGAGAAGTACTGCGAGGCGTCGAACTTGTCGATGGTGACGGTGACGCCGATCTTCTTCAGGTCGGACTGGAGCGCCACCGCCTGCGCGACCTCGGCGGGCCGGGTGCGGGACGTCAGAATCGTCGAGAAGCCGTTCGGCTTGCCACAGGCCTTCAGCTCTTCCTTGGCCTTGGCGATGTCACCGGCGTTGTTCGGCGTCGGGAACAGGTCGAACGACTTGTAGTACTGCAGCGTCGGCGGCAGCATCGTGGTCGCCGGCTGGCCAGCGTCCGGGCCACCACGAGCGAGCGACTGGGCCTGCTTGTTGACGGCCCAGGCGACCGCGTTGCGGCAGTGGACGTTGTCGAACGGCTTCACGTCGGTGGTGATGCTCAGGTAGCGCAGGAAGCCGGACAGGTCGACCGTCTTGAAGATGGACGAGTCCGAGTGGACCTTCGCCTGGGTCGCCGACTGAACGCCGGTCTGGTCCAGGAAGACGTCCGCGTCGCCGGCGAGGATCCGGTTGTCGATGTCGGTCGCCTCGAGGCCCATGGTGATGTCGATCTCGTCCGGCAGGGCCTTGTTGACCGTGTCGGTCGACGGGTCCCACTGGTCATTGCGGACCAGCTTCATGGACTTGTTCGGCGTGTACTCGGCAATCTTGTACGGGCCGGACGCGACCGGGTGCGAGGTGTACTTGTCACCGGTGTCCTTCGCCTGCGGCACCGGGGTGGCCGTCGGGGAGGCCATGATGAAGTTCCAGTCCGGGAACTTCTTGTTCAGGTGGAAGATGATCGTCGAGTCGTCCGGCGTCTCGATCGACTTCAGCCCGAGCTTGTTCGGGTCGGTGTCCTTGTACGGGCCCGGGTACGGGTTCGCCTTGTCGTCGAGCTCGTCGATGACGTAGGTCGGACCGCCGTTGATCACGTCAGTCGCGAAGGTGCGCTCGATGCCGTACTTGATGTCCTTGGACGTGATCGGGGTCCCGTCCTCGAACTTGATCCCGGACTTCAGCGTGTAGGTCCACGTCTGGCCGCCGTCGGGCGACTTCGGGACGGACGTCGCCAGGTCACCGGTCAGCTCGGACGAGTTGGCCTTCGGCACGTAGGTCAGCAGCTGACGGGAGATCCAACGCTGCTGGTCCCAGCACGTGGCGTAGTAGGTCCGCTGCGGGTCCCAGAAGTCGCAGTCGCTGCCGGAGAGGGCTCGCAGCGTGCCGCCCTTCTTATCCGACGTGTGGAACGTCTGCGTCGTCGTGGTCGGCAGGCCGAGCGAACCGGCGGCGGCGCTGCTGTTGGACGCCGAGCCTCCCCCACCGCTGCTGCCCCCACAGGCCGCCAGGATCAAGGCGCCGGCGGCCGCGAGCACGCCGGATCTGATCCAGATCGTTCGTTTTCTCATCTGTTCCCCTCTGTATTGCGATGCTGCCCCGGGATGGGCCATGGACGGTCCTGGGTGCCCAGCCCGAGCCCGCGACGTTGAGGGCTCCGGGTAGTGACGGCTTGCGGACCGGGAGAGTCAGCCGCCGCGCGGGTCGAACGCGTCCCGCAGGGCGTCGCCGAGCAGGTTGAAGGCCAGTACGGTCAGGAAGATCGCGACGCCGGGGACGACCATGTACATGGGGTCGACGCGGTAGAAGCCGGACGCGGCCGTCGAGAGCATGTCGCCCCAGGACGCCGTCGGCGGCCGGACGCCGACGCCGAGGTACGACAGGGCCGCCTCGAAAAGGATGTTCGTCGGGATCATCAGCGTGGTGTAGACGAGGATCGGCGCGACGAGGTTCGGCAGCAGCTCGTGCGACATGATCCGAATGGGCCCGGCGCCAGTGCCCCGCGCGGCCGCGATGAAGTCCTTCTCCTTCAGGGACAGCACCTGTCCGCGCACGATCCGTCCGATGTACGGCCAGCTGAAGAATCCGATGATGAAGATCAGGATGCCCAGCCGCAGGGTCCCGCCGCTCAGGCCGAACGCGGAGTCCGGGATGACCGCGACGATCGCGATCGCGAACAGCAGCACCGGGAAAGCAAGCATCAGGTCCATCAGCCGCGCGATCAGCCCGCCGAGCCAGCCGCCGACGTAGCCGGAGACGAGGCCCAGCACGGTGCCGAGCACGACGGACAGCAGGGTCGCGAGCGTGGCGACCAGCAGCGAGACCCGGGCACCGTAGACGACCCGGGCGAGCACGTCCCGGCCGTTGGTCGGCTCGACTCCGAAGAGATGGTGCGCGCTGATCCCGCCGAAGCTGCCGGCCGGCATCGCCGTCGTCAGGTTGAGCGCGGTGTAGTCCGGGTCGTCCGGCGTCACACCGAGGATCGCGCAGATCACCGGCGCCAGGATCGCGACGAGGGCGACCAGGACGACGAAGGCGGCGCTGCCGAGCGCCACCTTGTCCTTGCGGAGCCGAGACCAGGCGATCCGCCAGAGCGAGCGGCCCGCGACCGGCTTGGTGTCCGCCGTTTCGAAGGCCCGCCCGGTGGGCTCCACCTGCAACGGGACCGCCACGAACCACCTCCAGGGCAGGCGAAAACCGCATTTCGCCTGAAGCAAGAACCTGTGGCACGGTAGCGTTCGCGCGGCCGGCTGGATAGCGGATGTTATGAAGTGCTGAGGAAACGTTGCGCGTTTGCCATACGATGACCGTTATGTAACAGATGGGTTACCTGGGCGAGAACGGCAGCCGCCGATCGCGCGCGCCGGGCGGGACAGAGCAGCCCGCTCCCGTAACAATCGGACCGCCTGGTAGCACGCCGATCTGGCCGCCGACGGGCCGCAGAGAGGGCCCTGACCAGCAGTTCCAGCGACTCCGGCGCACCAGCGAGAGGCCCGCCGTTCACATCAACAGAAACACTACAAACCTCAAGGGTATTCACCGGTCCGCGTGCCGCGGCGGACTGGAACGCGGCCGGACGATAAACGACGAAACGCCGCCCAAAGCGGGCAAAGTACCTGGAACGACGAAGGTCCGGGCCACCAGACGCGGCCCGGACCTTCGGGGATTTCTCGGTGCGCTCAGGCCGGCGGGCCGCTGCGCACGATCGCGGTGAACTCCTCCGCCACCAGGCTCGCGCCGCCGACCAGGCCGCCGTCGACGTCCGGCATGGTGAACAGCTCGCCCGCGCTCGACGCCTTGACCGAGCCGCCGTAGAGCACCCGGATGCCGGCCGCGAGCTCCGCGTCGAACAGGCCGGCCAGCCGCTCCCGGAGCGCCGCGCACATGTCCTGGGCGTCCTGGGCCGACGCGGTCCGGCCGGTGCCGATCGCCCAGACCGGCTCGTAGGCGATGACGACCGTCTTCGCCTGCGCCGGCTTCAGGCCGGCCAGCGAGCCCTCAAGCTGGGCCAGGCAGTGCTCGACGTGGTTGCCGGCCACGCGGACGTCCTCGTGCTCGCCGACGCAGACGATCGGCGTCAGGCCACTGCGGTAGGCGGCGGCGACCTTGGCCGCGACCAGCGCGTCGTCCTCGTGGTGGTCGGTCCGCCGCTCGGAGTGGCCGACGATCACGTAGCCGCAGCCGAGCTTGGCCAGCATCGGCCCGGACACGTCGCCCGTGTGCGCGCCGGAGTCGAACGGCGAGAGGTCCTGGGCGCCGTAGCCGATGGCGAGCTTGTCCCCGTCGATCGCGGTCTGCACGCTGCGCAGGTCGATGAACGGCGGGAAGATGACCGTCTCGACGGTCTCCAGCTCGGCCGGCTTCAGGTCATAGGCGATCTTCTGGACGAGGGCGATCGCCTCAAGGTGGTTGAGGTTCATCTTCCAGTTGCCGGCGACCAGCGTCTGGCGGCCGGTGCCCTTGGACTTGCGGGCGACGGCGGGCTGTTTGCCGGTCGCCGGGCCCTGGCGCAGCGGAGTCATCGGGTCAGACCTCCAACGCGGCGATGCCGGGCAGCGACTTGCCCTCGAGGAATTCCAGGCTCGCGCCGCCGCCCGTGGAGATGTGGCTGAACGACGTCTCGGGGATGCCCAGGGTGCGCACCGCCGCGGCCGAGTCACCGCCGCCGACGACCGTGAAGGCCCCGGCGCCGGTCTGGGCCGCGACCGCCTCCGCGACGCCCTTCGTGCCGGCCGCGAACGGCGCCATCTCGAACACGCCCATCGGCCCGTTCCAGAAGATCGTCCCCGCGCCCGCCAGCCGGGCGGCGAACAGCTCCGTCGACGAGGGACCGATGTCCAGGCCAAGCCAGCCGTCCCGGATCCCGGCAGCCGGCACGACGTCGGTGGCGGCGTCGGCCGCGAACCGGTCCGCGATCACCACGTCGGTCGGCAGCACGATCCGGTCGCCGCCCTCGGCGAGCAGGTCCTTGCAGGTGTCGATCATCTCGCTCTCCAGCAGCGAAGCCCCGACGCCGTGGCCCTGCGCGGCCAGGAACGTGAAGCACATACCGCCGCCGACCAGCAGCGCGTCGACCTTCGGCAGCAGCGCGCGGATCACCCCGAGCTTGTCGGAGACCTTCGAGCCGCCGAGCACCACCACGTACGGCCGGCGGGCGTCACCGGCCAGCTTGCGCAGCACCTCCAGCTCGGCGAGCACCAGCCCGCCGGCCGCGTGCGGCAGCCGCTTGGGCACGTCGGCGACGCTGGCGTGCGCCCGGTGCACCGCGCCGAAGGCGTCCCCGACGTAGAACTCCGCGAGGGCCGCGAGGTCGTCGGCGAACGCGGCCCGGACCGCGGCGTCCTTGCTGGTCTCCCCCGGGTGGAAGCGCAGGTTGTCCAGCAGCGCCACCTCGCCGTCGCCGAGCCCGGCCACGACGGCCGCGACCGCGTCACCGGCGATGTCGTTGGAACCCTCGGTGCCGGTGAACGTGACCGGCTGGCCGAGGATCTCGCTCAGCCGGGCCGCCACCGGGGCGAGCGAGTACTTCTCGTCGTACTCGCCCTTGGGCCGGCCGAGGTGCGAGCAGACCACCACCTTGGCGCCCCGCTCGGCCAGGGCCCTGATCGTGGGCGCGCTGGCCAGGACCCGGCCGTCATCGGTGATCCGCGGGCTGTCCCCGGACCGGTCCAGCGGCACGTTGAGATCGCTGCGGACCAGCACCCGGTGCCCCGCGACCTGCAGGTCGTCGATCGTCCTCATGTGTCTCCGTATCTTTGGTTCGCGGCGTCCGGGCGCGAGCCTCCGGCCCCGATCCTCGCTTCGCTCCGGTCGGGACCTCCGGCTCGCCGGGGTTCCTGCCGGATCGCGCCAGCGATCCGGCAGGTCCGCTCCGCCGCGAACGGGCTTCGGGCCGGGGTGGCTTCGGAATCGGAAAGCGGATGGAAAAGGGAAACAGAACACGAGCCGCCCGGTGCCGAGGGGCACCGGGCGGCTCGTCAAGCAGGTCTTCTTAACCCAAGCGGGAGGCGACCAGGGCCGTCAGGTCGACCAGGCGGTTGGAGTAGCCCCACTCGTTGTCGTACCAGCCGACGACCTTGACCTGGGGGCCCCAGGACATGGTCAGCAGCGAGTCGAAGGTGCAGGAGGCGGGGGTGCCGACGATGTCGGAGGAGACGATCGGGTCCTCGGTGTAGACGAGGTAGCCCTTGAGCGGGCCCTCGGCCGCCGCCCGGTAGGCCGCGTTGATCTCTTCCTTGCTGGCCGACGTCTTCAGGTTGACGACCAGGTCGGTGACCGAGCCGTCGAGCACCGGGACGCGCATCGACAGGCCGTCGAGCTTGCCCTTGAGCTGCGGCAGCACCAGCGAGGTGGCCTTCGCGGCGCCCGTGGAGGTCGGGATGATGTTCTGCGCGGCGGCGCGGGCCCGGCGCAGGTCGCTGTGCGGGAAGTCCAGGATGACCTGGTCGTTGGTGTAGGCGTGGATCGTGGTCATGAAGCCACGCTCGATACCGAACGCCTCGTCGAGGACCTTGGCCAGCGGGGCCACGCAGTTCGTCGTGCAGGACGCGTTGGACAGCACGTGCTGCGTCGCCGGGTCGTAGGCGTCGTCGTTCACACCCATGACGACGGTCAGGTCCTCGCCCTTGGCCGGGGCCGAGATGATGACCTTCTTGGCGCCGGCGGCCAGGTGCTTGGCGGCCGAGTCGCGGTCGGTGAAGCGTCCGGTCGACTCGATGACGATGTCGACGCCCAGCTCGCCCCAGGGCAGCTCGGCCGGGTCCCGCTCGGCCAGCACCTTGATCGTGGTGTCGCCCACCTGGATACCGCCGTCGGTGACGCTGACCGTCTCGGCGAGGGTGCCGAGGGTCGTGTCGTACTTCAGCAGGTGGGCCAGCGTCTTGTTGTTGGTGAGGTCGTTGACGGCGACCACCTCGAGCCCTGCCTGCTTGCTCGCCGCCAGCGCCCGCCAGAAGTTCCGGCCGATCCGACCGAAACCGTTGACTCCTACTCGCGTAGCCACGTCCGCGGACTCCCTACCTCATGTGCCGACGTCATCTTCCGTTGCAGGCACAGAGCCTAACGACTTTGGCCGCCCGCAGCCCCCTTCGGCTCGCAACGCGGCCGATTCCGTAGGGTGTCCCAGGCCACACGCGCCGTTGCCTCAGGCGTTCTCCAGGAGTTCCGGGGAGACGCTGGCCTCGGTGTTGGGGATGCCGAGGGAGTTGGCGCGCTTGTCGGCGAGGGCGAGCAGGCGGCGGATCCGGCCGGCGACGGCGTCCTTGGTCAGCGGCGGGTCGGCGAGGGCGCCCAGCTCCTCCAGCGACGCCTGCGCGTGCTGCAGCCGCAGCCGGCCCGCGGCCAGCAGGTGCTCCGGCGCGTCGTCGCCGAGGATCCTCATCGCGGCCTGCACCCGGGCTCCGGCGGCGACGGCCGCCCGCGCCGAGCGGCGCAGGTTCGCGTCGTCGAAGTTCGCCAGCCGGTTGGCGGTCGCCCGGACCTCGCGGCGCATCCGCCGCTCCTCCCAGGCCAGCAGGCTGTCGTGCGCGCCGATCCTGGTCAGCAGCGCGCTGATCGCGTCGCCGTCCCGGATCACCACCCGGTCGACGCCGCGGACGTCGCGGCTCTTGGCCTGGACGCCGAGCCGGCGCGCCGCGCCGACCAGCGCCAGCGCCGCCTCCGGGCCGGGCGACGTCACCTCCAGCGAGCAGGACCGGCCGGGCTCGGTGAGCGAGCCGTGCGCGAGGAACGCGCCCCGCCAGGCCGCCGCCGCGTCGCAGGCCGAGCCGGTCACGACCTGCGGCGGCAGGCCGCGGACCGGCCGGCCGCGCTGGTCGAGCAGGCCGGTCGACCGGGCGAGCTGCTCGCCGTCGCGCTCGACCCGCACGATGTAGCGGACCGAGCGGCGCAGGCCGCCCGCCGCGAGTACCGCGATCGTCGACGGGAAGCTGAAGACCTCGGCGATCTCCCGGCGCAGCCGGCGCGCCGTCGCCCCGGTGTCCAGCTCCGCCTCGACGACGATCCGGCCGCCGACGATGTGCAGGCCGCCGCCGAACCGCAGCAGTGCCGCCATCTCCGCGCGCCGGCAGCAGGGTTTCGCGACCCGCAGCCGGCTGAGCTCGTCTTTCACGGTGGCCGTCATCGCCGCCACGCCGATCACTCCTTGGGATCGCGGGCTGTCACCCGCGGGTCGGGGGGTCCCGGGGTACCCGCTGGACCGGCGCCGGTGCGGCCAGACCGGCGGAGCCGGTCGGGCAGTCCGGTGATCCAGGAGGTCCGCTGCGCGGCCGGGCCAGGCCCGCGGGGGGCCGGTGAGGAATCAGGGGTCAGGGTCGCCCGCGCCGCCGGCACGTCGGCCGTCTCGGCCGGCCCTGTCTCGGCCGGCCCTGTCTCGGCCGGCCCTGTCTCGGCCGGCCCTGTCTCGGCCGGCCCTGTCTCGGCCGGCCCTGTCTCGGCCGGTACTGCCTCGGCCTGGGCGGGCGGGTCCTCGCGGTAGGCCGCGAAGACGCCCTCGAAGGCCGCCGCGAGAAGCGCCGGATCGTGCGTGCCGGGTGCCTCGGGTGCGCGCACCGGCGCCAGGTGCAGCCTGGCGCCCAGCTCCGCGGCGGCCGCCGCGAGCTCCGCCGGGTCCGGGACGGCCGCCGGGTCCGCGAGCACCACGTCGACGGTCAGGCCGGGGGCGTGCCGCGCGAGCACCCGCAGGTGCGCCTCGGGGGTGAAACCCTCGGTCTCCCCCGGCTGCGCGACCAGGTTGAGCACGAGCAGCCGGCGCGCGGCGGCGCCGGTGATCGCCTTGTGCATCTCGGGGACGAGGAGATGCGGAAGCATGCTGGTGTAGAGCGAGCCCGGGCCGAGAATCAGCCAGTCCGCCGCCTCGACGGCGGCGCAGGCCGGCGCGCAGGCCCGCGGCTCGGTCGGCTCGACCCAGACCTCGCAGACCGCGCCCGCGGTGGACGCGACCGCCACCTGGCCGCGGACCAGCCTGGTCGCGGCCGGGTCGGCCGGGTCCAGGCCGGCGACCTCGGCCACGATGTCGATGCCGTCCTCCGACAGCGGCAGCACCCGGCCGTGCACCCCGAGCAGCTGGGCCGCGAGCTCCAGCGCGGCCACCGGGGAGCCGACGTGCTCGGCGAGCGCGGCCAGCACCAGGTTGCCCACGGCGTGCCCGGCCAGCGGGCCGTCCCCCGCGAAGCGGCGCTGGAACAGCTCGGTCCAGGACCGCGACCACGGGTCGGGGCCGGCCAGTGCCGCGAGCGCCATCCGCAGGTCGCCCGGCGGGAGCGCGCCCAGCTCGGCGCGCAGCCGGCCCGACGAGCCACCGTCGTCGCCGACGGTGACGACGGCGGTGAGCCGGTCGGTGAGCCGCCGCAACGCCGCCAGCGAGGCCGCGAGACCGTGCCCGCCGCCGAACGCGACGACGGCCGGGCCGGGACCGGCCGCCCCGGCGGGCACGGAGCCCGGCCATCCGGCCGCGTCGTCCCGACCGGCGGCGGGCTCACGGGCGTCGGGGCGACCGTGGTCGGCGGAGTTTGGCACCGGCGTCACTCCCGGCCCAGGTCACGGTGCACGACCTGGACACCGACGCCGGTCGCGGCCAGCCGGGCGCCGAGCTCCTCGGCGACGGCCACACTGCGGTGCCGCCCACCGGTACAGCCGACGGCCAGCGTCAGGTACCGCTTGCCCTCCCGCAGGTAGCCGTCGCCGACCAGCCGCAGCAGCTCGGCGTACCGGTCGATGAAGTCCTGAGCCCCCGGCTGGTCGAGAACGTAGTCGCGGACCTGTGGGTCACGGCCGGTGAACGGCCGCAGCGCCTCGACCCAGTGCGGGTTGGCCAGGAACCGGCAGTCGGCGACCAGGTCCGCGTCCAGCGGCAGGCCGTAGCGGTAGCCGAACGAGACGACGGTGGCGTTGAGCCGGTTACCGCCCGGCTGGCCGAACGCCGCGTCGATCTTCGAGCGCAGCTCGTGGACGTTGAGGTCGGTGGTGTCGAGCACCAGGTCGGCCTCGCCCCGCAGCTCGGCGAGCTGGGTCCGCTCCCGGCTGATCCCGTCGACGACCCGGTCCGCGCCCTGCAGCGGGTGCGGCCGCCGGACGTGGTCGAACCGGCGGATCAGCGCGTCGTCGCTCGCCTCCAGGAACAGCACCCGCGGCCGCATGCCGCCGGCGTCGAGCGCGTCGATCGCCGCCCGCAGGTCGGCGAAGAACGCCCGGCCACGGACGTCGACGACGACGGCGATCCGGCTCACGCCGCCGCCGGAGCGACGGCCGAGCTCGGCCATCGTCGAGAGCAGCGCGGGGGGCAGGTTGTCGACGACGAACCAGCCGAGGTCCTCCAGGCACTTGGCCGCGGTGCTGCGGCCGGCCCCCGACAGTCCGGTGATGATCGCGAGATCCAGCGTCGAGGCACTGGTCGCGGTGCTGGTCATGGCGTGTTCCCCCTTGTCACCGCGTGTTCTCCATTGACTCTGGAAGCCTCAGTGACTCTGGAGGCCCCGTTGACTCTGGAGGCCCCGTTGACTCTGGAGGCCCCGTCCACCGGGCCGGAACCGGCGGCCGCGTCGGCGGGCGCCGGCGCTCCCGCATCCGGAACCGACGCTCTGCTCCCCGTGGACGTTGCCTTTCCGGCCGATTTCGGCCGCCCGGCCGGAGTCGGGCGCCGCTCGGCGGGACCTCCCGGTGCCGTGGGCGGCGCCGCTCCGGACGGCGTCTCGAGGATCTCGCCGGTCAGTGGGTCGACGGCGGGTGCCGGGGCGCCGGGGGTGCCAGGCCCGCTCGTCGCCAACGCGGCCACGATCGCCGCGGCGGTCCGCGGGCCGATCCCCGGCACGGTCGAGATCTCCTCCGCGCTCGCCGCGCGCAGCTTCGCCACCGAGCCGAACGTCTTCAGCAGCGCCTTGCGCCGGGTCTCGCCGAGGCCGGGGACGCCGTCCAACAGCGACGAGGTCATCGAGGCCGACCGCTTCTGGCGGTGGAAGGTGATCGCGAACCGGTGTGCCTCGTCGCGGACCCGCTGCAGCAGGTAGAGCGCCTCGCTGGTCCGCGGCAGGATCACCGGGTCCGGGTCGTCCGGGAGCCATACCTCCTCCAGCCGCTTGGCCAGTCCGCACAGCGCGACGCCACCGGGCCCCGCGTCGATCCCCAGGTCGGCCAGTGCCCTGGCCGCCGCGGCGACCTGCGGTGGGCCGCCGTCGACGACGACGAGGTTCGGCGGGTAGGCGAACCGGCGCGGCCTGCCGTCGACGACCAGCGGCTCGGGGCCGTCCGTCCCCTCGGCCCCCGCCGCCGCGCCGGCACTGCCGTCCGCGGGCGCGTCCTGGTCGGTGCCGGGTAGCTCCCCGGTGCGGGACAGCTCGGCCAGGTACCGGGAGAACCGGCGGCTGACCGTCTCGTACATGCTCGCTGTGTCGTCCTGCTCGTTCCCGTCCCGGCGCGCGGCGCCCCGGATGGTGAACCGGCGGTACTCGGACTTGCGGGCGACGCCGTCCTCGAAGACCACCATGCTGGCGACGACGTCCTGGCCCTGGGTGTGCGAGACGTCGAAGCACTCGATCCGCAGCGGCGCCTCGGCGAGGCCGAGCGTCTCCTGCAGCTCGGCGAGCGCCAGGCTGCGGGCGGTCAGGTCACTGGCCCGCTTCGTGCGGTGCAGGACGAGTGCCTGCTTGGCGTTGCGCTCGACCGTCTCCATGAGGGTGCGCTTGTCGCCCCGCTGCGGGACCCGCACCTCGACCCGACCGCCGCGGTACCGGGCGAGCAGCTCGCCGACGGCGTCGGCGTCGGTGGGCAGCTCGGGGACGAGCACCTCGCGGGGGATGTCCGCGTGCCGGCCGCCCACGCCACGCACGGCGTCCGGCGCGGCGCCGGCCCGGGAGGGGCGGCCGCGGCGGAGCACGCCGGCGGCGTCCTCGGCGCCGGCCGTCTCGGCCGGCGCCGCCGTCGCCCCGGGACCCGGCCGGGCCGGGCTCAGGTCGCCGAGCTCGATGTCGCCCAGGTCCTTGTCGCCCAGGTACTCCTGGGTGAGGAACTGCTCGACCAGGTCGGCGGTGGTGACGTCGGCGAGCTTGTCGACGACCCAGCCGCGCTGGCCGCGGACCCGGCCGCCGCGCACGTAGAAGACCTGGACGGCCGCTTCCAGCTCGTCCTGCGCGAAGGCCACGACGTCGGCGTCGGTGCCGTCGGCCAGCACGACGGCCTGCTTCTCCATCGCCCGGCGCAGCGCGCCGGCGTCGTCGCGCAGCCGGGCCGCCCGCTCGTAGTCCTGGGCGTCGGCGGCCGCGCGCATCTCGTCTTCCAGCCGGCGCAGGAACCGGCCGGTCTGGCCCGCCATGAAGTCGCAGAAGTCGTCGACGATCTGGCGGTGCTCGTCCGGAGTCACCCGCCCGACGCAGGGCGCGCTGCAGCGGTCGATGTAGCCCAGCAGGCACGGCCGGCCGACCTGGCCGGCGCGCTTGAAGACGCCGGTGGAGCAGGTGCGCGCGGGGAAGACCCGCAGCAGCAGGTCCAGCGTCTCGCGAATCGCCCACGCGTGCGCGTACGGCCCGAAGTAACGCACGCCCTTGCGCTTCGGCCCGCGCATGACCTGGAGCCGGGGGAACTCCTCCTGCAGCGTCACCGCGAGACTCGGATAGCTCTTGTCGTCGCGGTAGCGCACGTTGAAGCGCGGGTCGTACTCCTTGATCCAGGTGTACTCCAGCGCGAGGGCCTCGACCTCGGTGGACACGACGGTCCACTCGACCGAGCTCGCCGTGGTGACCATCGTGCGGGTACGAGGGTGCAGGGCGAAGACGTCGGTGAAGTAGTTGTTGAGGCGGGCGCGCAGGTTCTTGGCCTTGCCGACGTAGAGCACGCGGCCATGGGGGTCCCGGAATCGGTACACGCCCGGGGTCTCGGGAATCGAGCCCGGCGCGGGCCGGTAGGACGCCGGATCAGCCATAGGTCGAGCCTACGGCCGTCAGCGTCACGGTCAGACAGCGCCTGCACGTAAC is a genomic window of Pseudofrankia inefficax containing:
- the uvrC gene encoding excinuclease ABC subunit UvrC, with translation MADPASYRPAPGSIPETPGVYRFRDPHGRVLYVGKAKNLRARLNNYFTDVFALHPRTRTMVTTASSVEWTVVSTEVEALALEYTWIKEYDPRFNVRYRDDKSYPSLAVTLQEEFPRLQVMRGPKRKGVRYFGPYAHAWAIRETLDLLLRVFPARTCSTGVFKRAGQVGRPCLLGYIDRCSAPCVGRVTPDEHRQIVDDFCDFMAGQTGRFLRRLEDEMRAAADAQDYERAARLRDDAGALRRAMEKQAVVLADGTDADVVAFAQDELEAAVQVFYVRGGRVRGQRGWVVDKLADVTTADLVEQFLTQEYLGDKDLGDIELGDLSPARPGPGATAAPAETAGAEDAAGVLRRGRPSRAGAAPDAVRGVGGRHADIPREVLVPELPTDADAVGELLARYRGGRVEVRVPQRGDKRTLMETVERNAKQALVLHRTKRASDLTARSLALAELQETLGLAEAPLRIECFDVSHTQGQDVVASMVVFEDGVARKSEYRRFTIRGAARRDGNEQDDTASMYETVSRRFSRYLAELSRTGELPGTDQDAPADGSAGAAAGAEGTDGPEPLVVDGRPRRFAYPPNLVVVDGGPPQVAAAARALADLGIDAGPGGVALCGLAKRLEEVWLPDDPDPVILPRTSEALYLLQRVRDEAHRFAITFHRQKRSASMTSSLLDGVPGLGETRRKALLKTFGSVAKLRAASAEEISTVPGIGPRTAAAIVAALATSGPGTPGAPAPAVDPLTGEILETPSGAAPPTAPGGPAERRPTPAGRPKSAGKATSTGSRASVPDAGAPAPADAAAGSGPVDGASRVNGASRVNGASRVTEASRVNGEHAVTRGNTP